A single region of the Gorilla gorilla gorilla isolate KB3781 chromosome 1, NHGRI_mGorGor1-v2.1_pri, whole genome shotgun sequence genome encodes:
- the GJA4 gene encoding gap junction alpha-4 protein, giving the protein MGDWGFLEKLLDQVQEHSTVVGKIWLTVLFIFRILILGLAGESVWGDEQSDFECNTAQPGCTNVCYDQAFPISHIRYWVLQFLFVSTPTLVYLGHVIYLSRREERLRQKEGELRALPAKDPQVEQALAAVERQMAKISVAEDGRLRIRGALMGTYVASVLCKSVLEAGFLYGQWRLYGWTMEPVFVCQRAPCPYLVDCFVSRPTEKTIFIIFMLVVGLISLVLNLLELVHLLCRCLSRGMRARQGQDAPPTQGTSSDPYTDQVFFYLPVGQGPSSPPCPTYNGLSSSEQNWANLTTEERLASSRPPLFLDPPPQNGQKSPSRPSSSASKKQYV; this is encoded by the coding sequence ATGGGTGACTGGGGCTTCCTGGAGAAGTTGCTGGACCAGGTCCAGGAGCACTCGACCGTGGTGGGTAAGATCTGGCTGACGGTGCTCTTCATCTTCCGCATCCTCATCCTGGGCCTGGCCGGCGAGTCAGTGTGGGGTGACGAGCAGTCAGATTTCGAGTGTAACACGGCCCAGCCAGGCTGCACCAACGTCTGCTATGACCAGGCCTTCCCCATCTCCCACATCCGCTACTGGGTGCTGCAGTTCCTCTTCGTCAGCACGCCCACCCTGGTCTACCTGGGCCATGTCATTTACCTGTCTCGGCGAGAAGAGCGGCTGCGGCAGAAGGAAGGGGAGCTGCGGGCACTGCCGGCAAAGGACCCACAGGTGGAGCAGGCGCTGGCGGCCGTAGAGCGTCAGATGGCCAAGATCTCGGTGGCAGAAGATGGTCGCCTGCGCATCCGCGGAGCACTGATGGGCACCTATGTCGCCAGCGTGCTCTGCAAGAGTGTGCTAGAGGCAGGCTTCCTCTATGGCCAGTGGCGCCTGTACGGCTGGACCATGGAGCCCGTGTTTGTGTGCCAGCGAGCACCCTGCCCCTACCTCGTGGATTGCTTTGTCTCTCGCCCCACGGAGAAGACCATCTTCATCATCTTCATGTTGGTGGTTGGACTCATCTCCCTAGTGCTTAACCTGCTGGAGTTGGTGCACCTGCTGTGTCGCTGCCTCAGCCGGGGGATGAGGGCACGGCAAGGCCAAGATGCACCCCCGACCCAGGGCACCTCCTCAGACCCTTACACGGACCAGGTCTTCTTCTACCTCCCCGTGGGCCAGGGGCCCTCatccccaccatgccctaccTACAATGGGCTCTCATCCAGTGAGCAGAACTGGGCCAACCTGACCACAGAGGAGAGGCTGGCGTCTTCCAGGCCCCCTCTCTTCCTGGACCCACCCCCTCAGAATGGCCAAAAATCCCCCAGTCGTCCCAGCAGCTCTGCTTCTAAGAAGCAGTATGTATAG
- the GJB3 gene encoding gap junction beta-3 protein — MDWKTLQALLSGVNKYSTAFGRIWLSVVFVFRVLVYVVAAERVWGDEQKDFDCNTRQPGCTNVCYDNYFPISNIRLWALQLIFVTCPSLLVILHVAYREERERRHRQKHGDQCAKLYDNAGKKHGGLWWTYLFSLIFKLIIEFLFLYLLHTLWHGFNMPRLVQCANVAPCPNIVDCYIARPTEKKIFTYFMVGASAVCIVLTICELCYLICHRVLRGLHKDKPRGGCSPSSSASRASTCRCHHKLVEAGEVDPDPGNNKLQASAPNLTPI, encoded by the coding sequence ATGGACTGGAAGACACTCCAGGCCCTTCTGAGCGGTGTGAACAAGTACTCCACAGCGTTCGGGCGCATCTGGCTGTCCGTGGTGTTCGTCTTCCGGGTGCTGGTGTACGTGGTGGCTGCAGAGCGCGTGTGGGGGGACGAGCAGAAGGACTTTGACTGCAACACCAGGCAGCCCGGCTGCACCAACGTCTGCTACGACAACTACTTCCCCATCTCCAACATCCGCCTCTGGGCCCTGCAGCTCATCTTCGTCACATGCCCCTCGCTGCTGGTCATCCTGCACGTGGCCTACCGTGAGGAGCGGGAGCGCCGGCACCGCCAGAAGCACGGGGACCAGTGCGCCAAGCTGTACGACAACGCAGGCAAGAAGCACGGAGGCCTGTGGTGGACCTACCTGTTCAGCCTCATCTTCAAGCTCATCATTGAGTTCCTCTTCCTCTACCTGCTGCACACTCTCTGGCATGGCTTCAATATGCCGCGCCTGGTGCAGTGTGCCAACGTGGCCCCCTGCCCCAACATCGTGGACTGCTACATTGCCCGACCTACCGAGAAGAAAATCTTCACCTACTTCATGGTGGGCGCCTCCGCCGTCTGCATCGTACTCACCATCTGTGAGCTCTGCTACCTCATCTGCCACAGGGTCCTGCGAGGCCTGCACAAGGACAAGCCGCGAGGGGGCTGCAGCCCCTCGTCCTCCGCCAGCCGAGCTTCCACCTGCCGCTGCCACCACAAGCTGGTGGAGGCTGGGGAGGTGGATCCAGACCCAGGCAATAACAAGCTGCAGGCTTCAGCACCCAACCTGACCCCCATCTGA